A DNA window from Christiangramia salexigens contains the following coding sequences:
- a CDS encoding haloacid dehalogenase type II, with product MENTPEAIFFDVNETLLDLTPLKTSINSALESEQAADVWFAQLLQYSLVENNTNSYHDFSEIAAAVFKMNCEKAEKSYSDEEIKNILSPVSKLNAYPEVAKTLKQLKEKGFKLIAFSNGKPDVLIEQLEYAGIKDIFDEILSVEGCKKYKPHSAAYRYALDRAGISAQNSLMVAAHGWDIAGAINAKMQTAFVKRPGKSLYPLAAKPDFEIKTLTGLLHKLM from the coding sequence ATGGAAAACACACCCGAAGCGATCTTTTTTGATGTTAATGAAACATTGCTGGATCTCACACCTTTAAAAACTAGTATAAATAGTGCTCTTGAAAGTGAGCAGGCAGCAGATGTCTGGTTCGCTCAACTTTTACAGTATTCATTGGTGGAAAATAATACGAACTCCTATCATGATTTTAGCGAAATAGCTGCTGCAGTATTCAAAATGAACTGTGAGAAAGCAGAGAAATCTTATTCGGATGAAGAGATTAAAAACATTCTTAGTCCGGTAAGTAAACTGAATGCGTATCCCGAAGTGGCTAAGACTTTAAAGCAGCTCAAAGAAAAAGGTTTTAAACTTATAGCCTTCAGTAATGGGAAACCTGATGTATTGATTGAGCAACTTGAATATGCCGGCATCAAAGATATCTTCGATGAAATATTAAGTGTGGAAGGCTGTAAAAAATATAAACCACATTCTGCAGCTTATAGATATGCCTTGGATAGAGCAGGTATTTCTGCTCAAAATTCGCTAATGGTTGCAGCCCATGGTTGGGATATCGCCGGCGCGATCAATGCAAAGATGCAAACGGCATTTGTAAAGAGACCGGGTAAATCGCTATACCCATTGGCCGCTAAGCCCGATTTTGAGATCAAAACATTAACCGGCCTCCTGCATAAACTTATGTAG
- a CDS encoding YSC84-related protein — protein sequence MKMQNVFKSLFMVLILFTGSSLMAQTDDNDWDERNEDEIVEMDKKQELVGDAKSSKEAFIENSSNLKELFDTAVGYVIFPNVGKGAYILGGAAGNGVLFENGKVQGFAELRQIDIGLQIGGQAYRQAILFQTKSELERFKAGNYSLSGNASAVILEKGKARNVEFNNGRAIVTMPKAGAMIEVSVGGQKFDYADAGNWE from the coding sequence ATGAAAATGCAAAATGTTTTTAAGTCATTATTTATGGTGTTAATCCTTTTTACTGGTTCAAGCCTAATGGCTCAGACCGATGATAATGACTGGGACGAGAGAAATGAAGATGAAATTGTGGAAATGGACAAAAAGCAGGAATTAGTAGGTGATGCAAAATCCTCTAAAGAAGCTTTTATTGAGAATTCCTCAAATTTGAAGGAGTTATTCGATACCGCCGTAGGTTACGTAATTTTCCCGAATGTTGGAAAAGGAGCCTACATTCTTGGTGGGGCGGCCGGTAACGGCGTGCTTTTCGAAAATGGAAAAGTTCAGGGCTTTGCCGAGTTAAGACAAATTGATATTGGTCTTCAAATTGGAGGGCAAGCCTATAGACAGGCAATTTTATTTCAAACAAAATCTGAATTGGAGCGATTTAAGGCCGGAAATTATAGCCTATCCGGAAATGCTTCAGCGGTAATTCTGGAAAAAGGAAAAGCCAGAAATGTTGAATTTAATAATGGAAGAGCAATCGTAACTATGCCAAAAGCAGGGGCGATGATAGAAGTTTCTGTAGGTGGTCAAAAATTTGACTATGCCGATGCCGGAAACTGGGAATAA
- a CDS encoding carbohydrate kinase family protein — protein MSKNVVCFGEVLWDVLPTGEKIGGAPLNVALRLNSLNVDSTIISKVGNDQYGERLIEYLSENGQNHIIQRDKEHETGVVDVKIDQAGNASYTIKFPAAWDHIDYTQTLKKKVSNADYFIYGSLVNRNDASRGTLFKLLEVANYKVLDVNLRKTHYNLDTLIDLMSFADFIKLNREELEEVCNYLEEGKASSVTEMLKLVSDHTQIDHICVTQGACGVTLFHKGEFYHNSGFLVKVKDTVGAGDSFLAGYIAQLIEGKRPNMALDFACALAGLVASKSGANSAIAEEEINTLLWVDSFKHK, from the coding sequence ATGTCTAAAAATGTAGTTTGTTTTGGTGAGGTCCTTTGGGATGTATTACCTACTGGAGAAAAGATTGGAGGTGCCCCTTTAAATGTTGCTTTGAGACTGAATTCATTGAATGTGGATTCAACGATCATCAGTAAAGTTGGGAATGATCAATATGGGGAACGACTAATTGAATATTTGAGCGAGAATGGTCAAAATCATATAATTCAAAGGGATAAAGAACATGAAACCGGGGTTGTCGATGTGAAAATAGACCAGGCAGGAAATGCGTCTTATACTATTAAGTTTCCGGCGGCCTGGGACCATATTGATTATACACAAACCCTGAAGAAAAAAGTCTCCAATGCTGATTACTTCATATATGGAAGTCTGGTAAATAGAAATGACGCTTCTAGAGGTACTCTCTTTAAGCTTCTGGAAGTAGCTAATTATAAGGTTCTGGATGTGAATTTGCGAAAGACTCACTATAATTTGGATACCTTGATCGATCTAATGTCTTTTGCGGACTTTATAAAACTAAATAGGGAAGAGCTTGAGGAAGTTTGTAATTACCTTGAGGAAGGTAAAGCAAGCTCGGTTACCGAAATGCTCAAACTAGTATCAGATCATACTCAAATAGATCATATTTGTGTTACCCAGGGAGCCTGTGGGGTAACTTTATTTCACAAAGGCGAATTTTACCACAATTCGGGCTTTTTAGTTAAAGTTAAGGATACAGTTGGAGCAGGAGACTCTTTTCTTGCCGGCTATATAGCCCAATTAATTGAAGGTAAAAGGCCAAATATGGCTTTGGACTTTGCTTGCGCTTTAGCTGGCCTAGTAGCCTCTAAATCGGGAGCAAACTCTGCCATTGCTGAAGAAGAGATTAATACATTACTTTGGGTAGATAGTTTCAAGCATAAATAA
- a CDS encoding GH32 C-terminal domain-containing protein — protein sequence MFRTALFFGILSLFTKVVSSQQAELNLSFDGTDWWENFQKNNQAELFNSSYSLNGSKPQYLWKKQGVENESLLFDGYSTYLEIENVELNSDFELSFWFAPRAFDSAIGNKVSSILDFYSPRDTTALRIGLLKHGQLAIEYEQGVTSERLTNEESYLDKNRWNYVSIKKIGDEINLRINDEYVLEESFVLDFKNFFGEKLNLRIGRNSNASGFGEKFKFNMISGLLDEIKIAKPGETGEVNGNDLIDIRNQELQMALRLDYSKYSKEPFKPAYHATAPAHWMNEPHAPLYYNGKYHLFYQHNPFGPYWGQIHWGHWVSDDMINWKHAEIALAPEKGHMAPDGIWSGSAYVGPENVPMLFYTAGNLSKEQNQYTSIAIPRDTTDKNLKVWEKTNIIVDKPEGYKRNEFRDPFVFQVEDKYYLIVGSGIEGKGGTAPLFESEDAINWSYVNPFYISDIEKYPFLGGIWELPVFLPLRREDGTKTEKYAFLVLPLRNEADVEVFYWIGEFNQDKKQFVPDDPKPKLMDYGDFGFTGPSGFVDPKTGRTIVFSIAQGKYGNLDNYDMGWAHNAGLPVELWLNESKELRFAPIEEIKSLRGEQLISCNNCSKESINTDLNEVIGDQLEIEMKFKVSNSSQGIEVRRSKSGFTKAMIYYEPETKSVVFDKVQKNPERDFKALKAPIGDDVTELNIRVFLDRSMVEIYINNKVSITDRIYFPVEDATGLEITGPENSKLEKFSVWRMNGIDWKYVE from the coding sequence ATGTTCAGAACAGCTCTCTTTTTTGGTATACTTTCTTTATTCACAAAGGTTGTTAGCTCACAACAGGCAGAACTAAACTTGAGTTTTGATGGTACGGACTGGTGGGAGAATTTTCAGAAGAATAATCAAGCCGAACTTTTTAATTCCTCGTATTCTTTAAATGGATCCAAACCTCAGTATTTATGGAAGAAGCAAGGTGTTGAAAATGAAAGTCTCCTGTTTGATGGATATTCTACCTATTTAGAGATCGAGAATGTTGAACTAAATAGTGATTTTGAGCTTAGTTTCTGGTTTGCACCAAGGGCCTTCGATAGTGCAATTGGTAATAAAGTTTCATCAATCCTTGATTTTTATAGTCCTAGGGATACTACTGCTTTAAGAATCGGCCTACTTAAACATGGCCAATTGGCCATAGAATATGAGCAAGGTGTTACCTCAGAAAGATTAACTAATGAAGAATCGTATTTGGACAAAAATCGATGGAACTATGTTTCGATAAAGAAAATTGGTGATGAGATAAACCTTCGAATAAATGATGAATATGTTTTAGAGGAATCTTTTGTACTAGATTTTAAAAATTTTTTCGGTGAAAAACTGAATTTGAGAATTGGTAGAAATTCCAACGCAAGTGGCTTTGGTGAAAAATTCAAGTTCAATATGATAAGTGGGTTACTTGATGAAATTAAAATAGCTAAACCGGGAGAAACTGGTGAGGTTAATGGAAATGATTTAATTGATATAAGAAATCAGGAACTTCAAATGGCTTTACGATTAGATTATTCTAAATATTCAAAGGAACCTTTTAAACCAGCTTATCACGCTACAGCTCCTGCGCACTGGATGAACGAACCACATGCACCTTTGTATTACAATGGGAAGTATCATTTGTTCTATCAACACAATCCATTTGGCCCTTACTGGGGGCAAATTCACTGGGGACATTGGGTAAGTGACGATATGATTAACTGGAAACATGCTGAAATTGCCTTAGCTCCTGAAAAGGGGCATATGGCACCAGACGGTATCTGGTCAGGTTCAGCCTATGTTGGGCCCGAAAACGTGCCTATGTTATTTTATACAGCGGGGAACCTTTCCAAGGAGCAGAATCAATATACCTCTATTGCTATTCCACGGGATACAACAGATAAAAATCTAAAGGTCTGGGAGAAAACAAATATTATCGTAGACAAACCTGAGGGATATAAGAGAAATGAATTCCGTGATCCTTTTGTCTTTCAGGTTGAAGACAAATATTATTTGATCGTTGGATCAGGGATCGAGGGCAAAGGTGGAACGGCTCCACTATTTGAATCTGAAGATGCTATAAATTGGAGTTATGTGAACCCATTTTATATTTCAGACATCGAAAAGTATCCTTTTCTTGGAGGTATCTGGGAATTACCGGTTTTCTTACCTTTAAGAAGAGAAGATGGTACGAAAACAGAAAAGTATGCCTTCTTAGTATTACCTCTAAGAAATGAAGCAGATGTAGAAGTATTTTATTGGATAGGGGAGTTCAACCAGGATAAAAAACAATTCGTGCCAGACGATCCTAAACCAAAACTAATGGATTATGGTGATTTTGGTTTTACAGGTCCCAGTGGATTTGTAGATCCCAAAACAGGAAGAACTATTGTGTTCTCTATAGCACAGGGTAAGTACGGGAATCTAGATAACTATGATATGGGCTGGGCTCACAATGCAGGACTTCCTGTAGAGTTATGGTTAAATGAATCTAAGGAGTTAAGGTTTGCCCCAATTGAAGAAATCAAAAGTTTAAGAGGAGAGCAACTCATTTCATGTAATAATTGCTCAAAAGAATCTATCAATACTGATCTTAATGAGGTAATTGGCGATCAATTGGAAATTGAAATGAAGTTTAAGGTATCTAATTCAAGCCAGGGCATAGAAGTACGACGTTCAAAGAGTGGTTTTACTAAAGCAATGATTTATTACGAACCAGAGACAAAATCTGTTGTTTTTGATAAAGTGCAAAAAAATCCTGAGCGTGATTTTAAAGCTTTAAAAGCACCAATTGGGGATGATGTTACTGAATTAAATATTCGTGTATTCTTGGACCGTTCTATGGTCGAGATCTACATCAACAATAAGGTTTCTATTACCGATAGAATTTATTTCCCTGTAGAAGATGCCACTGGATTAGAAATTACTGGACCTGAAAATTCGAAACTAGAGAAATTTTCAGTGTGGCGAATGAATGGAATTGATTGGAAGTATGTTGAATAA